One part of the Salinivirga cyanobacteriivorans genome encodes these proteins:
- a CDS encoding TonB-dependent receptor: MKYSLFFLLLVLALSAKTQSTAWVTGRVTDIDNYPIELVNIVVESTQAGTSSAFNGKYKIIVPANEDIRIIYTRVGFKREVIEVNLEPGERKRVDVQLEMTSEELAEIEIAEERKRHSTTYYLDPRTIEQLPEVTGSVEGIIKTMPGVSSNNELSNQYSVRGGNYDENLIYVNGVEIYKPFLVRSGQQEGFSFLNSDMVANLSFSAGGFEAEYGDKMSSVLDIQYKKPARWGGSFKGSLMGGAVTAHGSSKDHRLTHITSFRYKKSGYILNTLETSGDYDPTFSDVQTYITYDVTEDLEIGFIGNYSNNTYQFQPSDRETDFGLVNNSLRLKVYFEGQEVDKFITSQGAFLVNYKPTEKLKLNFSTSAFISSESETFDILGEYWLNEVDSNLGSSTFGDSVGSLAVGSYLDHARNYLDAVVYNVSHRGELKSGAHNFKWGVKWQVEDISDEISEWMMLDSAGYSLPPDGTNYSPFTDSVVTLFETRRFTNSIYSNRITAFLQDNWTKTIDSANIYINAGVRTQYWDFNNQLVFSPRVVVAYEPNWTRDWLFRLSGGAYHQPPFYKEVFDRHGNKNQNIKAQESYHIVGGADYNFMAWRRPFKFVAEVYYKKLENLIPYTVDNLRIIYEGDNKAEGYATGLDFKITGEFVKGVDSWLSVSLMKTREDLRSDSYVVEDEDGNQSTISPGYIPRPTDQAVTVNLFFQDYFPGNPTWKMHLNLVYGSGLPFGPPNSPRYAATARMPDYRRVDIGMSKSLISSQRTYKNPKGPVKWFDDLWIGVEVFNLFDINNTISYTWVRDVYNREYAVPNYLTSRLFNIKLSGRF; the protein is encoded by the coding sequence ATGAAGTATTCACTTTTCTTTTTATTGCTTGTACTGGCATTGTCTGCAAAAACCCAAAGCACAGCCTGGGTAACAGGCCGGGTGACCGATATTGATAATTACCCGATTGAATTGGTGAATATAGTTGTTGAAAGTACACAAGCAGGCACAAGTTCTGCTTTTAATGGAAAATATAAAATTATCGTCCCTGCCAATGAAGACATTCGCATCATCTATACCAGGGTAGGTTTTAAGCGTGAAGTAATTGAAGTAAATTTAGAACCGGGAGAGCGTAAGCGGGTTGATGTGCAATTAGAAATGACTTCGGAAGAGCTCGCCGAGATTGAGATTGCCGAAGAGCGTAAACGACATTCTACTACATACTACCTGGATCCCAGAACCATTGAACAATTACCAGAGGTAACGGGGTCTGTCGAAGGAATTATTAAAACCATGCCCGGTGTTTCGTCCAATAATGAGCTGAGTAATCAATATTCGGTACGGGGCGGCAATTACGATGAAAACCTGATTTATGTCAATGGTGTGGAAATTTATAAACCATTTCTGGTAAGATCAGGTCAACAGGAAGGATTTAGTTTCTTAAATTCCGATATGGTTGCAAACCTTTCCTTCTCAGCAGGCGGATTTGAAGCCGAATATGGAGATAAAATGTCTTCTGTGCTCGATATTCAGTATAAAAAACCAGCACGTTGGGGTGGTTCTTTTAAAGGTAGTTTAATGGGCGGTGCTGTTACTGCGCATGGTAGCAGCAAGGACCACAGGTTGACTCACATCACCAGCTTCCGGTATAAGAAATCAGGCTATATTCTTAATACGCTCGAAACATCCGGTGATTATGATCCAACTTTTTCTGATGTGCAAACATATATTACCTACGATGTTACAGAGGACCTGGAAATTGGCTTCATCGGTAATTATTCCAACAATACTTATCAGTTTCAGCCATCTGACAGGGAAACAGATTTTGGTTTGGTAAATAACTCATTACGTTTGAAAGTATATTTTGAGGGTCAGGAGGTAGATAAGTTTATTACAAGTCAGGGGGCTTTCCTTGTAAATTACAAACCTACAGAAAAACTTAAACTTAATTTTTCTACATCTGCTTTTATTAGCAGCGAATCTGAAACATTCGATATCCTGGGTGAGTACTGGCTCAATGAAGTAGACAGTAACCTGGGTTCATCTACATTTGGAGACAGTGTTGGAAGTCTGGCTGTAGGCTCATATCTCGATCACGCCCGGAATTACCTCGATGCCGTGGTATACAATGTAAGTCACCGTGGTGAATTGAAATCAGGGGCACACAATTTTAAATGGGGTGTAAAGTGGCAGGTCGAAGATATTAGCGACGAAATTAGCGAGTGGATGATGCTCGATTCGGCAGGTTATTCCCTGCCACCAGATGGTACAAATTATTCTCCTTTCACCGATTCTGTTGTGACACTTTTTGAGACACGACGGTTTACCAATTCTATTTACTCGAACAGGATTACAGCATTCCTGCAAGATAACTGGACTAAAACCATTGATAGTGCCAATATTTACATAAACGCCGGCGTTAGAACACAATACTGGGATTTTAACAATCAGCTTGTATTTTCTCCCCGGGTTGTTGTCGCTTACGAACCTAACTGGACCAGGGACTGGCTGTTCCGGCTTTCAGGAGGTGCATATCACCAGCCTCCCTTTTATAAAGAGGTCTTTGACCGCCACGGAAATAAAAACCAGAATATCAAAGCTCAGGAGTCATACCATATTGTGGGAGGGGCTGATTATAACTTTATGGCATGGCGTAGGCCTTTCAAGTTTGTGGCTGAGGTTTATTACAAAAAGCTGGAAAATCTTATTCCCTATACTGTAGATAATTTACGCATAATTTACGAAGGTGATAACAAAGCTGAGGGTTATGCCACAGGCCTTGATTTTAAAATCACTGGTGAGTTTGTAAAAGGTGTAGATTCCTGGTTATCGGTGAGTTTAATGAAGACCAGGGAAGACCTGAGAAGTGATTCTTATGTGGTTGAAGATGAGGATGGTAATCAATCCACTATATCTCCTGGTTATATTCCGAGGCCCACAGATCAGGCTGTAACTGTAAACCTGTTTTTTCAGGATTATTTTCCCGGCAATCCCACGTGGAAAATGCATCTTAACCTGGTTTATGGCTCTGGTTTACCATTCGGGCCGCCTAATTCGCCCCGATATGCCGCAACAGCCCGAATGCCTGATTACAGGAGAGTTGATATTGGCATGTCAAAATCACTTATTTCTTCACAACGAACCTACAAAAACCCTAAAGGGCCGGTAAAATGGTTTGATGACTTATGGATTGGTGTTGAGGTTTTTAATCTGTTCGACATCAATAATACAATATCATATACATGGGTTCGCGATGTATACAACAGAGAATATGCGGTACCGAATTATTTAACCAGCAGGTTGTTTAATATTAAGCTTAGTGGCCGGTTTTAA
- a CDS encoding RICIN domain-containing protein, with protein sequence MPTLSFWSMDYHPDRYIAIRKTPFEGINYVQHMHSAHHYWDIEGGSKSNGAKLQLWNLNRNDNQEFRFIYAGSPMTFYIENPASGKFLDACASKINQNGCPVQIWSPDGSANQQWKLEPAGPKWFAPKRKKVKVKVAYSDKTWDLAGGPEKAREKRSRIQIWADEEKVDRYYVIKRSGDHDWIWMELDGGMRVDVEGGKVRDKRAKLHTWTRHNGDAQKFAIHPTGKYTCVIFTKGWKVLDVEGGKIHENGPDIHLWDKHLGGAQQFQLIDAQTGKPIDFTKYLD encoded by the coding sequence ATGCCCACACTCAGCTTTTGGAGTATGGATTACCATCCTGATCGTTACATTGCAATCAGAAAAACACCTTTTGAAGGCATTAATTATGTGCAGCATATGCATTCGGCCCATCATTATTGGGATATAGAAGGCGGTAGTAAAAGCAATGGGGCAAAGCTCCAGTTGTGGAATCTGAATCGAAACGATAATCAGGAGTTCAGGTTTATTTATGCCGGTTCGCCCATGACATTTTATATCGAAAACCCTGCTTCTGGTAAATTTTTAGATGCTTGCGCTTCAAAAATTAATCAAAACGGATGCCCTGTTCAGATATGGTCCCCTGATGGTTCAGCCAATCAACAATGGAAACTGGAACCCGCCGGACCCAAATGGTTTGCCCCCAAACGCAAAAAAGTAAAAGTAAAAGTAGCATACAGCGATAAAACATGGGACTTAGCAGGCGGGCCGGAAAAGGCCAGGGAAAAACGAAGTCGTATACAAATCTGGGCAGATGAAGAAAAAGTTGATCGATACTATGTTATAAAACGTTCGGGAGACCACGACTGGATTTGGATGGAACTCGACGGCGGAATGCGTGTGGATGTGGAAGGCGGAAAAGTAAGAGACAAACGTGCTAAACTGCATACCTGGACAAGACACAATGGCGATGCCCAAAAATTTGCCATTCATCCCACAGGCAAATACACCTGTGTTATTTTTACAAAAGGTTGGAAAGTTTTAGATGTGGAAGGTGGCAAAATACACGAAAACGGACCAGATATACATCTATGGGATAAACATCTGGGAGGAGCACAACAATTTCAACTAATTGATGCACAAACCGGAAAACCCATTGATTTTACAAAGTATTTAGATTAA
- a CDS encoding sugar porter family MFS transporter, with translation MQDKSLKQLKSKHQLYLIAIAMIVALGGFLFGYDTGVINGAQFYFSKYFELSAAMKGWVVGSALLGCFAGAIIAGPLSKKAGRKHSLIIAASLFTISAWGSGLPAFLPESVSLLVVFRLIGGLGIGLASMNAPTYIAEISPAGTRGKMVTFYQMAIVIGFFIVFLATYFIGSGKGQTYNINEGWRWMFWSEVIPCALFLLLLFFVPKSPRWLMLKGKKEEAEKVLGKVLGEAAVAQEMKEIRESIKEEEGLPLKSIFKKSILPIILIGSVISGLQQFTGINAVLYYGADIFEKALGFGQEDVLAQQILLAGVNVAFTFLAMFTVDGWGRKPLIFAGSAGMLTGFLMLGITLMTNNVGIVSLIGILVFIGSFAMSMGPIVWVMLSEMFPNSIRSIAMSIAVAVQWASNYLVSQTFPMVVESKANTGGIWNGSLPYFLFIAFILVIIWVTWKYIPETKGRSLEKIEKIWEKKYGRIQ, from the coding sequence TTGCAAGACAAATCACTTAAACAGCTCAAAAGCAAGCATCAGCTATACCTGATTGCAATTGCCATGATTGTGGCCCTTGGAGGTTTCTTGTTTGGTTATGATACCGGTGTAATCAATGGAGCTCAGTTCTATTTCAGCAAATATTTCGAATTAAGCGCGGCTATGAAAGGATGGGTAGTTGGCAGTGCTTTATTAGGATGTTTTGCCGGAGCCATAATAGCTGGTCCATTAAGTAAAAAAGCAGGGCGTAAACATTCATTAATCATTGCGGCTTCATTGTTTACCATATCAGCGTGGGGATCGGGTCTGCCTGCTTTCCTGCCCGAATCGGTATCGTTGCTGGTTGTATTCAGATTAATAGGAGGATTGGGAATAGGATTAGCTTCAATGAATGCACCAACTTACATTGCAGAAATATCTCCTGCGGGTACAAGAGGTAAAATGGTTACCTTCTACCAAATGGCCATTGTGATTGGTTTTTTTATTGTATTCCTGGCCACTTATTTCATTGGTAGCGGAAAAGGACAAACTTACAATATTAACGAAGGCTGGCGCTGGATGTTCTGGTCAGAGGTTATACCCTGTGCCTTGTTTTTATTACTCCTTTTTTTCGTACCCAAAAGCCCCAGGTGGTTAATGCTCAAAGGCAAAAAAGAAGAGGCTGAAAAAGTGCTTGGTAAAGTACTTGGAGAAGCTGCGGTTGCCCAAGAAATGAAAGAAATACGCGAATCGATAAAAGAAGAAGAAGGGTTGCCACTGAAATCAATATTCAAGAAAAGCATACTGCCCATTATACTTATTGGTTCTGTGATTTCAGGCCTTCAACAATTTACCGGAATTAATGCTGTATTGTATTACGGTGCCGACATATTTGAAAAGGCTCTGGGCTTTGGACAGGAAGATGTACTGGCACAGCAGATACTTTTGGCAGGTGTTAATGTGGCCTTTACATTTCTTGCTATGTTCACCGTTGATGGCTGGGGAAGAAAACCACTGATATTTGCCGGGTCAGCAGGAATGCTCACGGGTTTTCTAATGCTCGGCATAACGCTAATGACTAATAATGTCGGCATAGTTTCACTTATTGGCATACTGGTATTTATTGGTTCATTTGCCATGTCGATGGGCCCGATTGTTTGGGTAATGCTTTCGGAAATGTTTCCAAACTCAATACGTAGCATAGCTATGTCAATTGCTGTTGCAGTTCAATGGGCCTCAAATTACCTGGTATCACAAACCTTCCCCATGGTTGTTGAAAGTAAAGCCAATACCGGGGGAATCTGGAATGGGTCTTTACCCTATTTCCTTTTCATTGCTTTTATTTTAGTTATAATTTGGGTTACATGGAAATACATCCCTGAAACCAAAGGGCGGTCATTGGAGAAAATTGAAAAAATCTGGGAGAAAAAGTACGGTAGAATTCAATAA
- a CDS encoding acyl-[acyl-carrier-protein] thioesterase, with product MDVLPLYFSEHIIKHYEIDASGRFSMAALANHVQENAAEHARRLKVGYRDMLQTNNAWMLARARFSYYTSPELGSHIEAETWVKDTDRIFSYRDFHFKVNDEVFAVVNTAWLVANLETKKIEPVETFVKNAYKLKDRCLVNEPIPKLKGVEGKAEHVFMHEVKFSSIDLNHHVNNVSYLQWYLDYLPNGLALNPVKNLIINFLHEVRLSFKVNIYYNIQDKDDGVHVKCEMVNAATDQAACRIEAVHKK from the coding sequence ATGGATGTACTACCACTCTATTTTAGCGAACATATTATTAAACATTACGAAATTGACGCTTCGGGCCGTTTTTCTATGGCAGCCCTTGCCAATCATGTACAGGAAAATGCAGCTGAACATGCACGCCGGCTAAAAGTGGGCTATCGCGACATGCTGCAGACGAATAATGCCTGGATGCTGGCACGAGCAAGGTTTAGCTATTATACAAGCCCGGAATTGGGTTCGCATATTGAGGCCGAAACCTGGGTAAAAGATACCGATCGCATATTTTCATATCGTGATTTTCATTTTAAAGTGAACGATGAGGTTTTTGCAGTAGTAAACACTGCCTGGCTTGTTGCCAACCTTGAAACAAAGAAGATTGAGCCCGTAGAAACGTTCGTAAAAAATGCTTATAAACTGAAAGACCGCTGTTTGGTAAATGAACCCATACCAAAGCTGAAAGGGGTGGAAGGAAAGGCTGAACACGTTTTTATGCATGAGGTGAAGTTCTCAAGTATCGACCTTAATCACCATGTGAACAATGTGAGTTATCTGCAATGGTATTTGGATTATTTACCCAATGGCCTGGCCTTAAACCCGGTTAAAAATTTGATTATTAACTTTTTACATGAAGTTCGCCTGAGCTTTAAAGTCAATATTTATTACAATATCCAGGATAAAGACGATGGTGTGCATGTGAAATGTGAAATGGTAAATGCTGCTACCGATCAGGCTGCCTGCCGAATTGAGGCTGTACACAAAAAATAA
- a CDS encoding TIGR03643 family protein, translated as MGQKYNLPEADIDRIIEMAWEDRTPFEAIYLQFGLPEKDVIKLMRRNLQNGSFKRWRKRVNSGISQKHAKKRNTEISRFKSTRQRTISMNKISKR; from the coding sequence ATGGGACAAAAATATAATTTACCTGAGGCTGATATTGATCGCATAATTGAAATGGCATGGGAAGACCGCACCCCTTTTGAAGCTATTTATCTTCAGTTTGGATTACCTGAAAAGGATGTAATTAAACTTATGCGCAGGAACCTACAAAATGGAAGCTTCAAGCGTTGGCGCAAGCGTGTAAATAGCGGGATAAGTCAAAAACATGCCAAAAAAAGAAATACGGAGATATCCAGATTTAAAAGCACCAGGCAACGAACTATTTCAATGAATAAAATCTCAAAACGTTAA
- a CDS encoding RICIN domain-containing protein, with translation MSISPANGQIALEANRNKMTMNDFSSILRDGFGLSVPDVFPNNVYVKDVKILYSPNGGEIGEVEIEQGFAMKGRANLLGAVEAEIDYFANWEDGFYLDYRFDADLKDALMKEIKKTNLPQAATEKVLSKLQLRKVHTRLEAGMDLKMSGETHVKFEVFGNSHDFKIEASLDPEHIVNSIIDKIKEQSKIMQVAEDVVKIAGSAATASIKTVEKGWAEVSKRAGDVAEYRHHNPLLNGDHRSGDRCKTHCVPNRAKKMGNPVYEKSNAAVKDFYNKVIPKLALIEGSHKRKELIWDDWKRLVNSINKNWKKVRDDQYYWGYDKDQGDVERYGRQYRSLIDAKKAEHKKYRLKLWNEMMTKSFEPISPEYNKLTDIYFLKNMANEDYYIDISGYHFTAHRDKKTPVSVYPKDGGESGLQGIDRFIKFIPHPSTKEYFYIQPQHSDYVFDVKGDNNTPGNEIIIYPKSDKREVQLFKKIPVPGKRNTYYIQNKESGFLVTSNGKSKPLTQEKKTRAKNQQWYFESARATDMAPVITDFTFALRNVEANRHLDLPGSRDHARKKDAHTQLLEYGLPS, from the coding sequence ATGAGCATTTCGCCTGCAAATGGTCAAATTGCACTTGAAGCCAATCGCAACAAAATGACCATGAACGATTTTTCATCGATATTGCGTGATGGGTTTGGGCTCAGTGTTCCTGATGTATTCCCAAATAATGTATATGTAAAAGATGTTAAAATACTCTACTCTCCCAATGGAGGTGAAATTGGTGAGGTTGAAATTGAGCAGGGATTTGCAATGAAAGGAAGAGCAAACTTGTTGGGTGCTGTGGAAGCCGAAATCGACTATTTTGCCAACTGGGAAGATGGTTTTTACCTGGATTACAGGTTTGATGCCGACCTGAAAGATGCCCTTATGAAGGAAATCAAAAAAACGAATCTTCCACAAGCAGCTACAGAAAAGGTTTTAAGTAAACTCCAACTCCGTAAGGTACACACCCGCCTTGAGGCGGGCATGGATCTGAAAATGTCGGGAGAAACGCACGTGAAATTTGAGGTTTTCGGCAATTCACATGATTTTAAGATAGAGGCTTCTCTGGACCCTGAGCATATTGTCAACAGCATTATTGACAAGATTAAAGAGCAATCTAAAATAATGCAGGTAGCCGAAGATGTTGTAAAAATAGCAGGTTCAGCAGCTACGGCTTCAATAAAAACGGTAGAAAAAGGTTGGGCTGAAGTAAGCAAACGTGCAGGAGATGTGGCAGAATATCGGCATCACAATCCGTTACTTAATGGAGATCACCGTAGTGGAGATCGTTGTAAAACGCATTGTGTGCCTAACAGAGCAAAAAAAATGGGAAACCCGGTATATGAAAAATCAAATGCTGCAGTAAAAGATTTTTATAACAAGGTAATACCGAAATTAGCGCTAATTGAGGGTTCGCATAAGCGAAAAGAACTTATTTGGGATGATTGGAAACGTTTAGTTAATAGTATTAATAAAAACTGGAAAAAAGTCAGAGACGATCAGTATTACTGGGGATATGATAAAGACCAGGGAGATGTAGAACGTTATGGAAGACAATACAGAAGTTTAATAGATGCCAAAAAAGCAGAACATAAAAAATACCGGTTAAAACTTTGGAATGAAATGATGACAAAAAGCTTCGAGCCAATATCTCCAGAGTATAATAAGCTTACCGATATTTACTTTTTGAAAAATATGGCTAATGAGGATTATTATATAGATATTTCGGGTTACCATTTTACTGCACACAGAGATAAAAAAACACCCGTTAGTGTGTATCCTAAAGATGGTGGCGAAAGTGGATTGCAAGGCATTGACCGTTTTATAAAATTTATTCCACACCCATCCACAAAAGAATATTTTTACATACAACCACAGCATTCTGACTATGTGTTTGATGTGAAGGGGGATAATAATACACCCGGAAACGAGATAATTATATATCCGAAAAGCGATAAGCGGGAAGTTCAACTTTTCAAAAAAATACCGGTACCCGGAAAAAGAAATACGTATTATATTCAAAACAAAGAAAGTGGATTTTTAGTAACATCAAACGGAAAAAGCAAACCCCTGACGCAAGAAAAGAAAACCAGAGCCAAAAATCAACAATGGTATTTTGAGTCGGCTAGGGCGACAGATATGGCACCCGTAATAACCGACTTTACTTTTGCGCTGCGTAATGTGGAAGCCAATCGACACCTTGATTTACCCGGGAGCAGAGACCATGCCCGTAAAAAAGATGCCCACACTCAGCTTTTGGAGTATGGATTACCATCCTGA